From the genome of Rathayibacter sp. VKM Ac-2759, one region includes:
- the erpA gene encoding iron-sulfur cluster insertion protein ErpA: protein MSDTTLTAETTPATSAHGVSMTETAAAKVKSLLQQEGRDDLRLRVAVQPGGCSGLIYQLYFDERTLDNDAVVEFEGVGLVVDKMSVPYLDGASIDFEDTIQKQGFTIDNPNAQGSCACGDSFH, encoded by the coding sequence ATGTCCGACACGACACTGACAGCCGAGACGACGCCCGCGACCAGCGCGCACGGCGTCTCGATGACCGAGACGGCCGCGGCCAAGGTGAAGAGCCTCCTCCAGCAGGAGGGCCGCGACGACCTGCGCCTGCGCGTCGCCGTCCAGCCCGGCGGCTGCTCCGGTCTCATCTACCAGCTCTACTTCGACGAGCGCACGCTCGACAACGACGCGGTGGTCGAGTTCGAGGGCGTCGGCCTCGTGGTCGACAAGATGAGCGTCCCCTACCTCGACGGCGCCTCGATCGACTTCGAGGACACCATCCAGAAGCAGGGCTTCACGATCGACAACCCGAACGCCCAGGGCAGCTGCGCCTGCGGCGACAGCTTCCACTGA
- the coxB gene encoding cytochrome c oxidase subunit II — MRFNRRIRRWVAAPVAGALALVLAGCTQEQLQGWLPTEPGTTNHVDRVIGLWVTSWIVLLAVGVITWGLTIWAVVVYRRRKGQTGLPVQLRYNMPIEIFYTIVPLILVIGFFAFTARDQAAIEQPYDDPDETIQVYGKQWAWDFNYVDEDVYSAGIQGQYEGGGDAAGSLVESEVPTLYLPVGKKITIQLDARDVIHSFWVVDFLYKKDMIPGKTNFMYVTPLKEGTYAGKCAELCGEYHSAMLFNVKVVSEGEYEDYIQSLRDAGQTGQLGAEYDRNSNLPGTDAPVRTENEE, encoded by the coding sequence GTGCGCTTCAATCGCCGTATCCGCAGATGGGTCGCTGCCCCCGTCGCAGGAGCCCTCGCCCTCGTTCTCGCGGGCTGCACGCAGGAGCAGCTCCAGGGCTGGCTCCCCACCGAACCCGGGACGACGAACCACGTCGACCGCGTCATCGGACTCTGGGTCACCTCCTGGATCGTCCTGCTGGCGGTCGGTGTGATCACGTGGGGTCTCACCATCTGGGCGGTCGTCGTCTACCGCCGCCGGAAGGGCCAGACCGGCCTTCCCGTGCAGCTGCGGTACAACATGCCGATCGAGATCTTCTACACGATCGTGCCCCTCATCCTCGTGATCGGCTTCTTCGCCTTCACCGCGCGCGACCAGGCCGCCATCGAGCAGCCCTACGACGACCCCGACGAGACCATCCAGGTCTACGGCAAGCAGTGGGCGTGGGACTTCAACTACGTCGACGAGGACGTCTACTCCGCCGGCATCCAGGGCCAGTACGAGGGAGGCGGCGACGCCGCCGGTTCGCTCGTCGAGTCCGAGGTGCCGACCCTCTACCTGCCCGTCGGCAAGAAGATCACGATCCAGCTCGATGCTCGCGACGTGATCCACTCCTTCTGGGTCGTGGACTTCCTCTACAAGAAGGACATGATCCCCGGCAAGACGAACTTCATGTACGTCACGCCGCTCAAGGAGGGGACCTACGCCGGCAAGTGCGCCGAGCTCTGCGGCGAGTACCACTCCGCGATGCTCTTCAACGTGAAGGTCGTCTCCGAGGGCGAGTACGAGGACTACATCCAGTCGCTGCGCGACGCGGGCCAGACCGGCCAGCTCGGCGCGGAGTACGACCGCAACAGCAACCTGCCCGGCACCGACGCGCCGGTCCGCACCGAGAACGAGGAGTAA
- the ctaD gene encoding cytochrome c oxidase subunit I: MSTATAPAPSRAFGTPPVERKANVLVRWMTSTDHKVIGYMYLITSFIYFCIAGVMALVIRAQLFEPGLAVVETREQYNQLFTMHGTIMLLMFATPLFAGFANVLMPLQIGAPDVAFPRLNAFAYWLYSFGSLIAVAGFVTPQGAASFGWFAYAPLSSTTFSPGLGGNLWVFGLALSGFGTILGAVNFITTIITMRAPGMTMFRMPIFTWNILVTSILVLLAFPVLAAAMFALGADRVFDAHIYDAANGGVLLWQHLFWFFGHPEVYIIALPFFGIVSEVFPVFSRKPIFGYKTLIYATIAIAALSVTVWAHHMYVTGSVLLPFFSLMTMLIAVPTGVKIFNWIGTMWRGSVTFETPMIWAIGFLITFTFGGLTGVILASPPLDFHVSDSYFVVAHFHYVVFGTVVFAMFSGFYFWWPKWTGKMLNETLGKWHFWLLFIGFHTTFLIQHWLGVVGMPRRYASYLPEDGFTWMNQLSTIGAMILAVSLIPFFLNVYITARKAPKVTVNDPWGFSRSLEWATSCPPPRHNFTSIPRIRSEAPAFDLNHPEAGIPVGIGPAKDAPDAPTYDKSEGTVK; the protein is encoded by the coding sequence ATGAGCACCGCGACAGCACCCGCACCGTCCCGCGCGTTCGGTACACCACCGGTCGAGCGCAAGGCGAACGTCCTCGTTCGCTGGATGACGTCCACCGACCACAAGGTCATCGGGTACATGTACCTGATCACCTCGTTCATCTACTTCTGCATCGCGGGAGTGATGGCCCTGGTCATCCGCGCGCAGCTCTTCGAGCCCGGCCTCGCCGTGGTCGAGACGCGCGAGCAGTACAACCAGCTCTTCACGATGCACGGCACGATCATGCTGCTGATGTTCGCGACGCCGCTCTTCGCCGGCTTCGCCAACGTGCTGATGCCGCTGCAGATCGGCGCCCCCGACGTCGCCTTCCCGCGCCTCAACGCGTTCGCCTACTGGCTCTACAGCTTCGGCTCGCTCATCGCGGTCGCCGGCTTCGTCACCCCCCAGGGAGCGGCGTCCTTCGGCTGGTTCGCCTACGCGCCTCTGTCGAGCACGACGTTCTCACCGGGCCTCGGCGGCAATCTCTGGGTCTTCGGGCTCGCGCTCTCGGGCTTCGGCACGATCCTCGGCGCCGTGAACTTCATCACGACGATCATCACGATGCGCGCGCCGGGCATGACCATGTTCCGCATGCCGATCTTCACGTGGAACATCCTCGTGACGTCGATCCTCGTCCTGCTGGCCTTCCCCGTCCTCGCCGCCGCGATGTTCGCCCTCGGGGCCGACCGCGTGTTCGACGCGCACATCTACGACGCGGCCAACGGCGGCGTGCTGCTCTGGCAGCACCTGTTCTGGTTCTTCGGCCACCCCGAGGTGTACATCATCGCGCTGCCGTTCTTCGGCATCGTGTCCGAGGTCTTCCCGGTGTTCAGCCGCAAGCCGATCTTCGGGTACAAGACGCTGATCTACGCGACGATCGCGATCGCGGCCCTCTCGGTCACCGTCTGGGCGCACCACATGTACGTGACCGGCTCGGTCCTCCTGCCGTTCTTCTCGCTGATGACGATGCTCATCGCGGTTCCGACCGGCGTGAAGATCTTCAACTGGATCGGCACGATGTGGCGCGGATCGGTGACCTTCGAGACCCCGATGATCTGGGCGATCGGCTTCCTGATCACCTTCACCTTCGGCGGCCTCACCGGCGTCATCCTCGCCTCGCCCCCGCTCGACTTCCACGTCTCCGACTCCTACTTCGTCGTGGCGCACTTCCACTACGTCGTCTTCGGAACCGTCGTCTTCGCGATGTTCTCGGGCTTCTACTTCTGGTGGCCCAAGTGGACCGGCAAGATGCTGAACGAGACGCTGGGCAAGTGGCACTTCTGGCTGCTCTTCATCGGCTTCCACACCACGTTCCTCATCCAGCACTGGCTCGGCGTCGTGGGCATGCCCCGTCGCTACGCCAGCTACCTTCCTGAGGACGGCTTCACCTGGATGAACCAGCTGTCGACCATCGGAGCGATGATCCTCGCGGTCTCGCTGATCCCGTTCTTCCTCAACGTGTACATCACGGCACGGAAGGCGCCGAAGGTCACCGTGAACGACCCGTGGGGCTTCTCGCGGTCGCTCGAGTGGGCGACCTCCTGCCCGCCGCCCCGGCACAACTTCACGTCGATCCCGCGCATCCGCAGCGAGGCTCCGGCCTTCGACCTCAACCACCCCGAGGCCGGCATCCCCGTCGGAATCGGTCCGGCCAAGGATGCGCCCGACGCCCCCACGTACGACAAGTCCGAAGGCACGGTGAAGTAG
- a CDS encoding cytochrome c oxidase subunit 4 encodes MRANVNLFWLLAGFFLLADAIYVTWSLIDTGQVEWVGTVGIALSAVLGAFIAFYVGRVHKAQGAELPEDRLDADIDDGDPELGFFSPWSWWPLILGGSAALAFLGLAVGFWITYIAVGLFLVAIAGWVYEYYRGYFAR; translated from the coding sequence ATGCGCGCGAACGTCAATCTCTTCTGGCTGCTGGCAGGCTTCTTCCTCCTCGCCGACGCCATCTACGTCACCTGGTCCCTGATCGACACCGGTCAGGTGGAGTGGGTCGGCACCGTGGGCATCGCGCTCTCGGCGGTGCTGGGCGCGTTCATCGCGTTCTACGTCGGCCGCGTGCACAAGGCGCAGGGCGCCGAGCTGCCCGAGGACCGCCTGGACGCGGACATCGACGACGGCGACCCCGAGCTGGGCTTCTTCAGCCCGTGGAGCTGGTGGCCGCTGATCCTCGGCGGGTCCGCTGCGCTGGCCTTCCTCGGCCTCGCAGTCGGCTTCTGGATCACCTACATCGCGGTCGGGCTGTTCCTCGTCGCGATCGCCGGCTGGGTCTACGAGTACTACCGCGGGTACTTCGCCCGCTAG
- a CDS encoding ubiquinol-cytochrome c reductase cytochrome b subunit — protein sequence MSTTTPSRPAGSPAEQGDGVILGSGKLQKGYVGAASNYIDERTSISAVVKEFGRKIFPDHWSFLLGEVALYSFVIILLSGTFLTFFFQASMVETHYEGSYLPLKGIEMSAAMASSLDISFDIRGGLLMRQIHHWAALLFVASIGLHMLRIFFTGAFRKPRELNWVIGFVLFILAMAEGFTGYSLPDDLLSGNGLRIIDGMVKGIPIVGTWISFLLFGGEFPGTDIVGRLYTLHILLLPALVLAFIALHLVFVVVHKHTQFPGAGKTEQNVVGYPVLPVYAAKAGGFFFIVFGVVVLIASLFTINPIWNYGPYDPSPVSAGTQPDWYIGFADGALRLIPPGLEWAIPGIGTLSFNILIPLGGLGLFIVLVMLYPFIEAWITGDKREHHLLDRPRNAATRTAIGAAGVTFYAGLWAAASSDIIATHFHLTMEGVIHALQFAVIVGPFIAFFITKRICLALQKKDREIALHGFESGRIVRLPGGEFIEVHQQLDEYERWKLVSQDEYQPLMIRPDARGRITAPQRVRAGLSRWFFEDRITPVTQKELESSHSEH from the coding sequence ATGTCCACCACCACCCCCTCCCGCCCCGCCGGCTCCCCCGCCGAGCAGGGCGACGGCGTCATCCTCGGCAGCGGCAAGCTGCAGAAGGGCTACGTCGGAGCCGCCTCGAACTACATCGACGAGCGCACCAGCATCTCCGCGGTCGTCAAGGAGTTCGGTCGCAAGATCTTCCCCGACCACTGGTCCTTCCTGCTGGGTGAGGTGGCGCTCTACAGCTTCGTCATCATCCTGCTGTCGGGCACCTTCCTCACGTTCTTCTTCCAGGCCTCGATGGTCGAGACGCACTACGAGGGCAGCTACCTGCCGCTCAAGGGCATCGAGATGTCCGCGGCGATGGCCTCGTCGCTCGACATCTCGTTCGACATCCGCGGCGGCCTGCTGATGCGCCAGATCCACCACTGGGCGGCCCTGCTGTTCGTGGCCTCGATCGGCCTGCACATGCTCCGCATCTTCTTCACCGGTGCGTTCCGCAAGCCGCGCGAGCTCAACTGGGTCATCGGCTTCGTCCTCTTCATCCTCGCGATGGCCGAGGGCTTCACCGGCTACTCCCTCCCCGACGACCTGCTCTCGGGCAACGGCCTCCGCATCATCGACGGCATGGTCAAGGGCATCCCGATCGTCGGCACCTGGATCTCGTTCCTCCTCTTCGGCGGCGAGTTCCCCGGTACCGACATCGTCGGACGCCTGTACACGCTGCACATCCTGCTGCTGCCGGCGCTGGTCCTCGCGTTCATCGCGCTGCACCTCGTGTTCGTGGTCGTCCACAAGCACACCCAGTTCCCCGGTGCGGGCAAGACCGAGCAGAACGTCGTCGGCTACCCGGTGCTCCCGGTCTACGCCGCGAAGGCCGGTGGATTCTTCTTCATCGTCTTCGGTGTCGTGGTCCTCATCGCGTCGCTATTCACGATCAACCCGATCTGGAACTACGGACCCTACGACCCCTCCCCCGTCTCCGCGGGAACCCAGCCCGACTGGTACATCGGCTTCGCAGACGGCGCTCTGCGCCTGATCCCGCCGGGACTCGAGTGGGCCATCCCGGGCATCGGCACGCTGTCGTTCAACATCCTGATCCCGCTCGGCGGCCTGGGGCTGTTCATCGTCCTGGTGATGCTCTACCCGTTCATCGAGGCCTGGATCACCGGTGACAAGCGCGAGCACCACCTGCTCGACCGCCCGCGCAACGCCGCGACCCGCACCGCCATCGGCGCCGCCGGTGTCACGTTCTACGCCGGCCTCTGGGCCGCCGCGTCGTCCGACATCATCGCGACGCACTTCCACCTCACGATGGAGGGCGTCATCCACGCCCTGCAGTTCGCGGTCATCGTCGGCCCCTTCATCGCGTTCTTCATCACGAAGCGCATCTGCCTCGCCCTGCAGAAGAAGGACCGCGAGATCGCCCTGCACGGCTTCGAGTCGGGCCGCATCGTCCGCCTCCCCGGCGGGGAGTTCATCGAGGTGCACCAGCAGCTCGACGAGTACGAGCGCTGGAAGCTGGTCAGCCAGGACGAGTACCAGCCGCTGATGATCCGTCCCGACGCGCGCGGTCGCATCACCGCCCCGCAGCGTGTGCGTGCCGGTCTCTCGCGCTGGTTCTTCGAGGACCGCATCACCCCCGTCACCCAGAAGGAGCTGGAGTCCTCGCACAGCGAGCACTGA
- a CDS encoding Rieske 2Fe-2S domain-containing protein, translating into MAEHDEGGTDLATSSATGHGTAPAGTAVVTRGRVQDPGLPPHRPRMTDLDPKVEKRAERTVYTLFYLSFAGSIFAVAAYMAFPITEDVSSVRLNTLFIGLGMSLALLGIGIAAVHWGKQLMSDHEGIDIRHPVRSAEDTRARALEIFDQSDKESGFGRRSLVRNSLIGALVVFPLPAVILFRGLGPQDQNPVALLKTTMWREGTRLTLDPSGAPILASDVTLGSAFHVIPEGLDEVEGKLEEKAKASVLLMRLKPEDLIVSEGRETWNYDGIVAYSKICTHVGCPVALYEQQTHHLLCPCHQSQFDITREAAVIFGPAKRPLPQLPITIDDEGYLVAQSDFTEPVGPSFWER; encoded by the coding sequence ATGGCAGAGCACGATGAGGGTGGCACGGACCTCGCCACCTCGTCGGCCACCGGGCACGGGACGGCTCCGGCCGGCACCGCGGTCGTGACGCGGGGACGCGTCCAGGACCCGGGTCTCCCGCCGCACCGCCCCCGGATGACCGATCTCGACCCCAAGGTCGAGAAGCGTGCCGAGCGCACGGTGTACACGCTCTTCTACCTGTCGTTCGCGGGCTCCATCTTCGCGGTCGCCGCGTACATGGCCTTCCCGATCACGGAGGACGTCTCGTCGGTCCGCCTGAACACGCTGTTCATCGGGCTCGGCATGTCGCTCGCGCTGCTGGGCATCGGCATCGCCGCCGTCCACTGGGGCAAGCAGCTGATGTCCGACCACGAGGGCATCGACATCCGCCACCCCGTCCGCAGCGCCGAGGACACCCGTGCCCGTGCGCTCGAGATCTTCGACCAGTCCGACAAGGAGTCCGGCTTCGGCCGCCGCTCCCTCGTCCGGAACAGCCTCATCGGCGCCCTGGTCGTCTTCCCCCTGCCCGCCGTGATCCTGTTCCGCGGCCTCGGCCCGCAGGACCAGAACCCCGTCGCCCTCCTCAAGACCACCATGTGGCGCGAGGGCACGAGGCTCACCCTGGACCCCTCCGGTGCCCCGATCCTCGCGTCGGACGTCACCCTGGGCTCCGCCTTCCACGTCATCCCCGAGGGGCTGGACGAGGTCGAGGGCAAGCTGGAGGAGAAGGCCAAGGCCTCCGTCCTCCTGATGCGCCTGAAGCCGGAGGACCTGATCGTCAGCGAGGGTCGCGAGACCTGGAACTACGACGGGATCGTCGCCTACTCCAAGATCTGCACGCACGTCGGCTGCCCCGTGGCGCTGTACGAGCAGCAGACCCACCACCTGCTGTGCCCGTGCCACCAGTCGCAGTTCGACATCACGCGTGAAGCCGCTGTGATCTTCGGACCCGCGAAGCGCCCGCTTCCGCAGCTGCCCATCACCATCGACGACGAGGGCTATCTGGTCGCGCAGAGCGACTTCACGGAGCCCGTCGGTCCGTCCTTCTGGGAGCGATGA
- a CDS encoding c-type cytochrome: MASPKTKSRAKKGRRHPLATLALIAIGLGLTGGTYAAVGVATSASAETSANSQQTIDEGSKLFAANCATCHGLDAAGTDNAPSLIGVGAASVDFQVGTGRMPMQMQGPQALEKPVQFTDEQVAELAAYVASLAPGPAIPEGEVLDGQGDTANGAELFRINCAMCHNVAGAGGALTEGKFAPPLGGVTEAHIYEAMVTGPQNMPVFNDLNISPEDKRDIISYLKYIENNPSPGGFALGSLGPVAEGLFLWIFGLGAIVALTVWITARSN; the protein is encoded by the coding sequence ATGGCCTCCCCGAAGACGAAGAGCCGCGCCAAGAAGGGTCGCCGCCACCCTCTCGCCACGCTGGCCCTGATCGCCATCGGCCTCGGCCTGACGGGCGGCACCTACGCGGCCGTCGGCGTCGCCACCTCGGCCTCCGCCGAGACGTCGGCGAACAGCCAGCAGACGATCGACGAGGGCTCGAAGCTCTTCGCCGCGAACTGCGCGACCTGCCACGGTCTCGACGCCGCCGGCACCGACAACGCCCCGTCGCTCATCGGCGTCGGCGCCGCCTCGGTCGACTTCCAGGTCGGCACCGGTCGCATGCCCATGCAGATGCAGGGGCCGCAGGCGCTCGAGAAGCCCGTCCAGTTCACCGACGAGCAGGTCGCCGAGCTGGCCGCCTACGTCGCCTCCCTCGCTCCCGGCCCCGCGATCCCCGAGGGCGAGGTCCTCGACGGCCAGGGCGACACCGCCAACGGCGCCGAGCTCTTCCGCATCAACTGCGCGATGTGCCACAACGTCGCCGGTGCCGGTGGCGCGCTGACCGAGGGCAAGTTCGCTCCCCCGCTGGGCGGCGTGACCGAGGCGCACATCTACGAGGCGATGGTGACCGGGCCGCAGAACATGCCCGTCTTCAACGACCTCAACATCTCGCCGGAAGACAAGCGCGACATCATCTCGTACCTCAAGTACATCGAGAACAACCCCTCCCCGGGCGGATTCGCGCTCGGCTCCCTCGGACCGGTCGCAGAGGGCCTCTTCCTCTGGATCTTCGGCCTCGGCGCCATCGTGGCGCTGACGGTCTGGATCACCGCCCGATCGAACTAG
- a CDS encoding heme-copper oxidase subunit III, whose translation MVCVTSTSLSPTASAPVVNRPNPVAVGTIVWLGSEVMFFAGLFAIYFTLRSTSPELWAAETGILNVPYATVNTIILVASSFTCQAGVFAAERLQPRATGMSPLKWGMVEWFFLTYALGAVFVSGQVFEYATLVSEGVSLSSNAYGSAFYITTGFHALHVTGGLIAFLLVIGRGFAVKNFGHKEATSAIVVSYYWHFVDVVWVALFVVIYFLK comes from the coding sequence ATGGTCTGTGTGACGAGCACCTCTCTCTCCCCCACGGCCTCCGCGCCCGTAGTGAACCGACCCAACCCGGTCGCGGTCGGAACGATCGTCTGGCTGGGCAGCGAGGTCATGTTCTTCGCGGGCCTCTTCGCGATCTACTTCACCCTGCGCAGCACGTCGCCCGAGCTCTGGGCGGCCGAGACGGGCATCCTCAACGTGCCCTACGCGACGGTGAACACGATCATCCTGGTCGCGTCCTCCTTCACCTGCCAGGCGGGAGTGTTCGCCGCCGAGCGCCTCCAGCCGCGCGCCACGGGCATGAGCCCGCTCAAGTGGGGCATGGTCGAGTGGTTCTTCCTCACCTACGCGCTGGGCGCCGTGTTCGTCTCGGGTCAGGTCTTCGAGTACGCGACCCTCGTCTCCGAGGGCGTCAGCCTCTCGAGCAACGCCTACGGCTCCGCGTTCTACATCACCACCGGGTTCCACGCGCTGCACGTCACCGGCGGTCTGATCGCCTTCCTCCTCGTCATCGGCCGCGGCTTCGCGGTCAAGAACTTCGGCCACAAGGAGGCGACCAGCGCGATCGTCGTCTCCTACTACTGGCACTTCGTCGACGTCGTCTGGGTCGCCCTGTTCGTCGTCATCTACTTCCTCAAGTGA
- the trpD gene encoding anthranilate phosphoribosyltransferase, which translates to MSETLSWPRILSSLLESSDLSVSEATWAMEQVMQGAATPAQVAGLLVALRAKGETVDEIVGFRDAILEHAVPLAVDPMALDIVGTGGDRFGTVNISSTASIIAAAAGTPVIKHGNRAASSSSGSSDVLAALGVDLTLSSERVAEAFRRTGIAFVFAAMFHPGFRHAGAVRAELGVPTVFNLLGPLCNPARPEASAVGVAHLDRVPLFVGVFQTRGATALVFRGDDGLDELTTTGHSHIWEVSRGSVVEHDLDPRDLGVRRARIDELRGRDAAYNASVVRAVLGGEEGAVRDIVLLNAAAGLISFDLARDPSLIRTPILDRFRAAMERAAQAVDSGAATAKLEEWVQETRRVD; encoded by the coding sequence ATGTCGGAAACCCTGTCTTGGCCGCGCATTCTCAGCTCGCTCCTCGAGTCCTCCGATCTCAGCGTCTCGGAGGCCACCTGGGCCATGGAGCAGGTCATGCAGGGGGCTGCGACCCCCGCGCAGGTCGCGGGCCTCCTCGTGGCGCTGCGGGCGAAGGGCGAGACGGTCGACGAGATCGTCGGCTTCCGCGACGCGATCCTCGAGCACGCGGTGCCGCTGGCCGTGGACCCGATGGCGCTGGACATCGTGGGGACGGGCGGGGACCGCTTCGGCACGGTCAACATCTCGTCGACCGCGTCGATCATCGCCGCGGCTGCCGGGACACCGGTGATCAAGCACGGCAACCGCGCGGCGTCCTCCTCCTCGGGGTCCTCCGACGTCCTCGCCGCCCTCGGGGTCGACCTGACGCTGTCGTCCGAGCGGGTCGCCGAGGCGTTCCGGCGCACGGGGATCGCCTTCGTCTTCGCCGCGATGTTCCACCCGGGCTTCCGCCACGCCGGCGCCGTGCGCGCCGAGCTCGGAGTGCCCACGGTCTTCAACCTGCTCGGGCCGCTGTGCAACCCGGCCCGCCCGGAGGCGTCGGCCGTCGGCGTGGCGCACCTCGACCGGGTCCCGCTCTTCGTCGGCGTGTTCCAGACGCGCGGGGCGACGGCGCTGGTGTTCCGCGGCGACGACGGCCTCGACGAGCTGACCACCACCGGGCACAGCCACATCTGGGAGGTCTCGCGCGGGTCCGTCGTCGAGCACGACCTCGATCCCCGCGATCTCGGGGTGCGCCGGGCGCGCATCGACGAGCTGCGCGGACGGGACGCCGCCTACAACGCGAGCGTCGTGCGCGCGGTGCTGGGGGGAGAGGAGGGAGCGGTGCGGGACATCGTCCTCCTCAACGCGGCTGCGGGCCTCATCTCCTTCGACCTCGCCCGCGACCCCTCGCTGATCAGGACGCCGATCCTCGACCGCTTCCGCGCGGCGATGGAGCGGGCCGCCCAGGCCGTCGACTCCGGAGCCGCGACCGCGAAGCTCGAGGAGTGGGTGCAGGAGACGCGGCGCGTCGACTGA
- the dhaK gene encoding dihydroxyacetone kinase subunit DhaK, with the protein MKKLINDPKNVVTESVAGFGLAHADLVRVETDPLFVVRSDAPRSGKVGIVSGGGSGHEPLHAGFVGHGMLDAAVPGAVFTSPTPDPIVAATQAVDGGAGVLHIVKNYTGDVLNFETAADLAGAEGIEVRSVVIDDDVAVKDSLYTAGRRGVAGTVLVEKIAGAAAERGDTLDEVASIAEAVNAGVRSMGVALTPCIVPHAGEPSFELGENEIEIGIGIHGEPGREKIALEPADRIVDRILGPILEDLPFSSGDEVLLFVNGMGGTPQIELYIAYRRAAEVLEEKGIRVVRSLVGNFVTSLEMQGFSLSVLKLDDALTELWDAPVQTAALRWGR; encoded by the coding sequence ATGAAGAAGCTCATCAACGACCCGAAGAACGTCGTCACGGAGTCGGTGGCCGGATTCGGCCTCGCGCACGCCGACCTGGTACGGGTCGAGACCGACCCGCTGTTCGTCGTGCGCAGCGACGCTCCCCGCTCGGGGAAGGTCGGGATCGTGAGCGGCGGCGGCAGCGGGCACGAGCCGCTGCACGCCGGCTTCGTCGGTCACGGGATGCTCGACGCCGCCGTGCCCGGAGCGGTGTTCACCTCGCCCACCCCCGACCCGATCGTGGCCGCCACGCAGGCCGTCGACGGGGGCGCGGGCGTCCTGCACATCGTGAAGAACTACACGGGCGACGTGCTCAACTTCGAGACGGCGGCCGACCTCGCCGGTGCCGAGGGCATCGAGGTGCGCTCGGTCGTCATCGACGACGACGTCGCGGTGAAGGACTCCCTCTACACGGCGGGTCGCCGCGGTGTGGCCGGCACGGTGCTCGTCGAGAAGATCGCGGGAGCGGCCGCCGAGCGGGGCGACACCCTCGACGAGGTGGCGTCGATCGCCGAGGCGGTGAACGCCGGCGTCCGCTCGATGGGCGTGGCACTGACGCCGTGCATCGTGCCGCACGCGGGCGAGCCGAGCTTCGAGCTGGGCGAGAACGAGATCGAGATCGGCATCGGGATCCACGGCGAGCCCGGGCGCGAGAAGATCGCTCTCGAGCCGGCCGACCGGATCGTGGACCGCATCCTCGGGCCGATCCTCGAGGATCTGCCCTTCTCCTCCGGCGACGAGGTGCTGCTCTTCGTGAACGGCATGGGCGGCACTCCGCAGATCGAGCTGTACATCGCCTACCGGCGCGCGGCCGAGGTCCTCGAGGAGAAGGGGATCCGCGTCGTGCGCAGTCTCGTCGGGAACTTCGTCACGTCGCTCGAGATGCAGGGCTTCTCGCTGAGCGTGCTGAAGCTCGACGACGCGCTCACCGAGCTGTGGGACGCCCCGGTGCAGACCGCGGCGCTGCGATGGGGACGATGA
- the dhaL gene encoding dihydroxyacetone kinase subunit DhaL, producing MQDGHGAPALDAGWATAWMRRAADSIAEHRVELITLDRAIGDGDHGENMDRGFQAVLAKLDAASVATPGDVLKLVATTLISTVGGASGPLFGTAFLKASGAIAGRDALEGADVVALLTAARDGIVLRGKAEVGDKTMIDAWTPAVDAADAVVAAGGSPQAVLAAAVEGAERGSESTDPLVARKGRASYLGERAIGHRDPGSVSTVLLLRAAAEAAA from the coding sequence ATGCAGGACGGACACGGAGCCCCGGCTCTCGATGCGGGATGGGCGACGGCCTGGATGCGGAGGGCCGCGGACTCGATCGCGGAGCACCGCGTCGAGCTGATCACCCTCGATCGGGCGATCGGCGACGGCGACCACGGCGAGAACATGGACCGCGGGTTCCAGGCGGTGCTCGCGAAGCTGGACGCCGCCTCCGTCGCGACCCCGGGCGACGTGCTGAAGCTCGTGGCGACGACGCTGATCTCGACGGTGGGAGGCGCCTCCGGACCGCTGTTCGGGACGGCGTTCCTCAAGGCGTCCGGGGCGATCGCGGGCAGGGACGCCCTCGAGGGCGCCGATGTGGTCGCCCTGCTGACCGCGGCGCGCGACGGGATCGTGCTCCGGGGCAAGGCCGAGGTCGGCGACAAGACGATGATCGACGCGTGGACGCCGGCCGTGGACGCGGCCGACGCGGTGGTCGCGGCCGGCGGGTCGCCGCAGGCCGTGCTGGCCGCCGCGGTCGAGGGCGCCGAGCGCGGGTCGGAGTCGACGGATCCGCTCGTCGCCCGGAAGGGTCGCGCGAGCTACCTGGGGGAGCGGGCTATCGGGCACCGCGATCCGGGCAGCGTCTCGACGGTCCTGCTGCTGCGCGCCGCGGCCGAGGCCGCCGCGTGA